The genome window AAAATATTCCTTATCTAAAGCTGTTGGGGCTTCATAGGCAAACAAAATTGTTGATTGTGCACCTTCCCTTTTTAATGTTTTACATTTTTTTCCTTTTAGTCTGTAATCATAATGGGGGAATTTATACTCCTTAACAGGCAAATCAGTTAAAAGGCCTTTCAGATATTTTTCTGCTTCCGAATAAGAGATATCTCCCACTACAGAAACAACAAACCTTTTACCATTTAGCAGCTGTTTCCATCTTTTCTGGATATCTTTAATAGTTATTTTTGAAACATTCTCCTCAGTTCCCATAGGAGAATACTGATAAGGGGTGCCCTTATACATTTCTTTTCTGAGTGCATCAAAGGCATAAGAAAATCCTTCTTCCTTTTTGGCTTTTATCTGGGCAATAACATTCCTTTTTTCCATCTGAAGTTTATCTTCAGGAAATAGAGGGTTATAAATCATATCCTTTATTACTTCCATTCCCTTTTGAAAATCCTTTACCCGTAAAGCAAACTCTATTGTTGAGTATTCCTCTCCAACAGAAGTTGATATATATCCTCCGCTATCCTCAAAAACTTTGTTTATCTGGAATGCAGAAAAATTTTTACTACCTTTCAGGAGAAGTGCCAGCGTTAGATTGGTTAGACCTTTTTTTCCTTCTGGGTCTTCTACTGAACCCCCTTTAATAAAAATGGTTCCAGCAATAATCCCTTCTCCCTCTGTCTGTTTAAATAAAATAGTTACACCATTTGGCAAAATATTTTTAATCACCTTTTCCTCCCCAAAAACTGGAAGTATTAATAGAAGAAAAAACAGAAAAATTCTGCGAGCCATTAATCCACCTCAAAACTTGAAAAATCTTAATTCTTAACAATATTTAATCAATTAAACCATAGTTATGTGATAATATTTATTTTAAATCATTAAATCTAAAAAGGGGTGTGAAAGTTGTTTGAGCTTTTAACAGAAAAATTCAGCAATGTTGTTGAAAAATTAAAAAGGGTAAAAAAACTTGATGAAAAAACAATAGATGAAGCTCTTAAGGATATAAGGAGAGCTTTATTAGAAGCTGATGTAAACATAGACGTTGTAAAACAGTTTTTAAATGATGTTAAGCAAAAGTTAGTAGGTCAGGAAGTAATAAAAGGTCTTAATGCTGGTGAAACAGTAATAAAACTTATATACGATGAGCTGCTGAATATCTTAGGTGAAGAAGCACCTCTCAACAAATCAGAAAAACCCCCCACAGTTATAATGCTTGTTGGTCTTCAGGGAACAGGTAAAACAACAACAGCAGGTAAGCTTGCAAGATGGCTTAAATCAAAGGGATATGCAGTTGGAGTAGTATCAACTGACGTTAGAAGACCGGCAGCTGGAAGACAGCTATGCACACTTGCAGAAACAATTGGCGTGCCTTGTTTTATAGATGAAGAGGAGAAAGACGCTGTAAAACTTACAGAAAAGGTAATCCAAAAAGCTAAAGATGCAGGTTTATCTCATATAATCCTTGATACAGCCGGTCGTCTTCATATTGATGAAGAATTAATGGATGAACTTGTAAAAATAAAAGAAAAAGTCCACCCTGCAGAGATTTTATACGTAGCAGACGCAATGCAGGGTCAGGATGCTATAAACACAGCAGAAGAATTTCATAAAAGACTGGGACTAACAGGTGTAATCCTCACAAAACTGGATGGTGATGCAAAAGGTGGTATAGCCCTTTCTGTTAGAAAAGTTCTGGGAGTTCCTATCAAATTTATCGGTGTTGGAGAAAAAATAGAAGATTTTGAACCTTTCCATCCTGACAGAATAGCCCAGAGAATACTTGGGCTTGGTGATATTCAAACATTAATGGAAAAAATGCAGGCTGCAATAGATGAAGAAAAAGCTCAGGAAATGGCAAAAAGAGTTATGAATGCCGAATTTACCCTTGATGACCTGAGGGAGCAACTCCAGATGATTAGAAACCTGGGACCCCTTGAGAATGTGCTAAAAATGATACCAGGAATAGGCTCAAAAATAAAAGACCTTAAAGTTGATGAAAAACAGTTTATAAAAATAGAGGCAATAATCAACTCAATGACCCCTGAAGAAAGGGCAAATCCCCACATAATTAACGGAAGTAGAAAAAGAAGAATAGCAAGGGGTAGTGGAACAACAATAATGGATGTAAATAGAGTGCTGAAACAATACAAAGAAATGAAAAAAATGATGAAAAAATTCAAAAAATCTGGTAAAATGAAACTTCCGTTCAATATGCCTAATTTACCATTTTAAAAACAGGAGGTAGTGAAAACTTGGTAAGGATAAGACTTTCAAGAGCTGGAAGAAAGAAACACCCAGTTTACAGAATGGTTGTAATGGACAGCAGAGCCCCAAGGGAATCCAAGTATATTGATTATATTGGAACTTATGACCCAATATTAAAAACTGGAAACATAAATGTAGAAAAAGCAAAAGAATGGCTTGCAAAAGGTGCACAGCCTACAGAAAGAGCATTAAAAATATTAAAGCAGTTTGGCTTAGAAGAAGAAACAGTAAAATCTTAAACTGAAACAGAAAATCTAAACGGAGGGAAGTCCGATGAGCAAACTACAGGAACTGGTAGAGTTCGTGGCAAAATCTCTGGTAGACCACCCAGATAAAGTGGAAGTTAAGGAAATTGAAGGAGAGAAAACAACTGTTATTGAGCTTAAAGTAGCTCCTGAGGACCTTGGAAAAGTTATTGGAAGACAGGGTAGAACAGCAAGAGCTATCAGAACATTACTTGCTGCTGTTGCAAGAAAACAAAATAAAAGAGCAGTATTAGAAATTTTAGAATAATAAATAAATGGGGCTAAAAGCCCCACTTTATAAACATAAATATGGGGGAGATTTACTCCATATAAATTAAATTTCTGTTAAATCGTAGGGAGAAATTTCAACCTTATTTATCTTTGATTTCAGCCATCTTGCTATTTCAAAAAGATTTTTAAATTTAGAGAATTAGGTAAGAAGTTTTTTCTTGGGAAATATTTACTTTTAAAGCAGTTAGCTTCTTACTTTACAAAAGTTCTGCCCTCTTTACAGACTTATATTGCCCCTCTGGTTCGCTGTATCCTTCGGAATAAAAATATCAAACCCTTTTATCCAATTTTTTAAAAGATGAACTTTTGCGGGGTTTATCTGTAAGGAAAAAAGGTTTCAGACAGTTATTTTAATTTTCCTGTTTATTTTAACTATAAAGTGTGAAAATACATTCTTTTAGATAGTCTGCATTTATAAAATCTATATTAAACAGCCTTATTTCATCATTTTCAACAGATATCTTGATAAAAATAACCGGTAAGTCTGTATACTGGCTTAACTCATTTTTTAACTCTTCATCTGCCCACTCAACAATAACAACCCCGTTTCCAAGAACATCTGTAAAGTCAAAATCTTTTACCCTATACAAATCAATATGATACACAGGAAACTTTGATGTTTCATACTCATTCATAATTGAAAATGTAGGAGAATTAACCTCGTCTTCTACAGAAGGGTCTATAGAAGAAACAAGATAACGGGTAAAAGTGGTTTTTCCTGCAGCCAGATTTCCCTGCAACAGTATTATTTCATTTCCTTTAAGGCAATTTGCAAACCTGTCTGTAAGCTGCCGAAGTTCTTTTAGAGAATTTATCTGTATTTTCATAAATAGTATTTTAAATTAAAAAAGCCCCTTTCGGGGCTTTTATTTTAGTCATGGACTTTTAACATTGGCTTTGGTGTATAGTCTGAGGATGCTGGCAATACAGGCATTGTTCTTGCTTCTTTTGGAATTTCTCCTGTAAGAGATTTCAGGAATGCAACAATTTTATCAAGTTCATCATTTGTAAGCTCTATGCCAAGCTGTGTTTCTCCCATAATTTTAACTGCTTTTTTCAAGTCCCAAACAGAACCATCATGGAAGTATGGATAAGTCATCTCTATATTTCTGAGGGATGGAACTTTGAATACATACTTGTCTGCTTCTTTTTTGGTAACTTTGTATTTTCCAAGGTCTGGTGTTGGATATGGTTTTACAACACCGAATTTGGCAAACATCGTTCCACCTACAGCTACACCATTATGACAGCTTGCACATCCTTTATCTATAAATAGCTTGAGACCTTCTTTTTCTTCTTTGGTTAAAGCATTTGTATCACCTTGTAAAAACTTGTCAAATCTGGACGGTGTAACAAGTGTTCTTTCAAAAGCAGCTATTGCTTTGGCAATGTTGTCATAAGTAATTGGGTTTTTATCTCCAAATACTTTTTTGAACTCTTTAACATAACCAGGAATAGATTGAACTTTTTGAACTACAAAATCAGGATTTGGCATAGCCATTTCTACATGTGCAAGAATTGGACCTTTTGCCTGGTCTTCAAGGGTTTTTGCTCTACCATCCCAGAATTGAGCAACATGGAAGCCTGCGTTTAATACAGTTGGGGAGTTTCTTCCCCCTGTTTTAAACTGATGTCCAAGTGCCGTTGGAACTCCATCAACACCAAAAGTTGCAAGGTTATGACATGTATTACAGCTTATAATTCCACTTAGAGATAATCTTGGGTCGTAGTAAAGTTTTTTACCTAATTCAACTTTTTCTGGTGTTGTAGGATTATCTTTAGGTGCTGGGATTTCCTTTGGTAATGGTTTGAAATAGGTTTTAGCCTGTTTGAGCAGGTCTGCATCTGATGCAAAGGCAGATACTGCAACAGCCCCCACTGCAGCTATTGCCAACTTTAGACTTCTCATTTCCTTCCTCCTTTAATAATAATTATTATCAATTAAGTATAAATATAAAAATTATAACTGTCAAGAAAGTTAAAACAAAATAAAACAGATAAGGTCTATTTATTATTTTCTTCTATATCCTCTTGTTCTTCATAAACAAATTCTATTTCCTGCTTTGGAATAACGGTGGTTATGGCATGTTTATATACCAACACCTGTCTTGGACCTTCTTTTAGTAGAATTGTAAACGGGTCAAAATATCTGATTTTCCCCTCCAGTTTTACACCATTCACCAGATAGATATTTACTCTAACTCTATTTTTTCTAATTGCATTTAAAAACTGCTCCTGCAGTCTTCCCTTTTTCTTGGCCATTTCCTCACCTCTTTTAGTGTTGTGCTACTTTATAAAGTCGGTCTGCCAGTTTAACTATATCTTTATATTTTACAAGTTTTGTCTTCCATATTGCAGGGATTGTTTCCTCTCCATTATAAGCTCCTGCAAAAGCACCTGATATCAAGCCTATTGAATCTGTATCTCCACCATAATTTCCATAGGAGTTAACAGCATGAATAATTACATTTTCGGTGTTCTCTGGAGTTTTCAAAAAAATAAATAAAGCCTGTGATACAGCTTCCAGTGCAAATGAACCATTACCCAGCTCATCAATAGCATCATCGTAGGAAGCATCTTTATCTAAAAGTGTTTTTACCCTGTCCAGATAAAATTTGGTTTCTTTTTGTTTAACAAATGTTTTTAAAAGCTCTATAAAATAGCCATACTCATCCTCAAGATAAAATCTTCCCTGTAAAAGCTCTCCTATAGCAACAGCAAGTATAGAAGCAGCATCAAGGGCTATTTCATTTCTGTGGGTAAGCATAACTACTGCTTTTGTTCCTTCAACAGCAAGAATAGGATTTGTGTAATGATACATTCCTATAGGAATTGCAGGCAGTGTTCCTTCAACTGAACTGCCGCCTCTCCCTATCTCTCTTCCTTCTTTGAGGGCTTCTATAGCCACAAGAAATGATGGGTCAACATAACTGTGGAGTTCTTCCTTTTCATACCAGTCTATATACCTTTCTATAATATCCCTGATATCCAATCTACCTTTATCAGCAAGGGATTCTGCCACAATTTTCACCAGCTCAAATTCGCTGGATGTTTCTCCTGGTTTTAAAAATGATGCTGGAGATGCAGGATGAGGTCTGCATATCTCTGTTATTTTATCTCCATAATGTAATATAACCTCATCCATAGGGATTTCTTCAACACACATCCCCATGCTATCACCAACGGCAGCACCTACAAGGGCACCTCTAAATTTATTTTTCATTTTCTCCTCTTGTTTTTTTTCTAAAATTTAAATTTAGTGAGTTTTTCAGGAAAAGACCAGAGATTAATCCTTCTCTGGTCTTAAAGTTGGAAAGAGAATAACCTCTCTTATTGATGAACTGTCTGTAAGCATCATAACAAGTCTGTCTATTCCAATACCTTCTCCACCTGTAGGTGGAAGTCCGTATTCAAGAGCCATAAGGAAGTTTTCATCAATATCCATTGCTTCCTCATCACCTGCTGCCTTCTCTTTAAGCTGCTGAAGAAATCTTTCTCTCTGGTCTTCAGGGTCATTTAGCTCTGTATATGCATTGGCAAGTTCTTGTTTATTAACAATTAGTTCAAATCTTTCAACAAGGTCAGGGTCGTTTCTATGGGTTTTTGCAAGTGGGGAAAGTATTTTGGGAAAATCTATAACAAATGTAGGCTGTATAAGGTCTTCTTCTATGAAATGCTCAAACAGTTTATCTAAAAGTTTCAGATGGGTTAGCTCTTCTGCTTTTGGTATTCCAACTTCTTTTGCAAAAGCCCTTGCCTTTTCTTCATCAAGGAAGAAATCTTTGTCTTTACCTGTTTTTTCCTTTAATGCTTCAAAGAATGGCAATCTTCTAAATGGTTTGGAAAAGTCTAATTCCTGACCTTCCCATGTTATTTTCAGTGTTCCCACTGTATCCATAAGGATTTTTCTGAATAATTCTTCTGTCATATCCATAAGGTCGTTGTAGTCAAGGTATGCACCGTAAAACTCAACCATTGTAAATTCAGGGTTGTGGGTTGTGTCTATACCCTCATTTCTAAAGTTTCTACCTATTTCATAAACTCTGTTAAATCCACCAACAACAAGCATTTTTAGATATAATTCAGGGGCTATTCTGAGATACATATCCATATCAAGTGCATTGTGATGGGTTATAAATGGTTTTGCCATAGCCCCAGAAGCAACAGATTGAAGAATAGGAGTTTCTACCTCCATAAAGCCTTTGCTTTCAAGGTATTCTCTCAGACTTTTGATAGCTTTTGACCTAATCTTGAAAATTTCCCTTGCTTTTGGATTTGCTATAAGGTCGATATATCTATGTCTGTATCTTAGTTCCACATCTTTTAAACCATGCCATTTTTCAGGTAAAGCTCTGAGGGACTTTGCCAGAAGTTGAAAATCCTTAACCTCAACTGTAAGTTCACCGGTCATAGTTCTGAAAAGCTCGCCTTTAACTCCTATAATATCCCCAACATCAAGAATATTCATTGCTTCTTGATATTTTTCCTCACCTAAGGTGTCCTTTCTGAAATAGACCTGCAATTTCCCATCTGCATCCTGAATATGTCCAAAAGCGGCTTTTCCCTGGTCTCTAAGGGCAATAAGTCTGCCAGCTACAGAAACCTGTTCCCTCTCAGGGTCAAGGTCAAACTGGGATTTTATCTGATGCACATCCTGTGCTTCCTCCACAGGAGCTATATTTTCTGCAACAAGTGTTAGTTTTCCATCTATTCTTTTTAGTTTTCCTTTAAAGGCAACTTCCTGCTTTGGTGCAAATTTACCTGCTGATTGGGGAATAATGACCTGTATCTCAACTGGCTCATTAAAATCAGCAAGCCTTATAACATATTTATCTTCTCTTTTGGAAACCCTTTTAATCTTTCCTTTTATTGTAAATTCCTTTTCAGGAACAGGTTTTTCATATTTTTCTCTTATCTTATCAAGGGTGGTTGTTATTTCAAACTTGTGTGGGTATGGATTTTTCCCTTCCTTTTTCATTTGTTCAATAATCTGTTTTCTACTTTCTATAATCTCTTCAGGCATTAAATTCCTCCATATATTTTTGATAAACTTAAATTATAATTTAATTGGATAATATTTGTTAAGTCTCATCTTTATCAAAATATTTATCATACCTGTATCTAAACTCTCTGAAAGTAATTCCTAAAATCTGGGATGCTCTGGTTTTATTTCCCTGAGAAAACTCCAGAGCTTTACTAATAAGGGCTTTTTCTATAAGTGCCATTGTTTTCTTTAAATTTATCCCTCCTTCTGGAAATATTTTTACTTTAAATTCCTGGTCTGGATTGTCTATATATATAGAATTAATGCTCTTTTTTTCTATTCCTACCGGGGCAAGCTCCTTTCCCTCAGAAAGAATTACAGCTTTTTCAAGGATATTTCTTAATTCTCTTATATTACCTTTATAATCATAATTCATTAGATAATTAAGGAATTCCGGAGATATTCTTTCTATGTCTTTATTATACTTCTCCTTCAAATCCTGAAGTATACTTTCCACAAGAAGAGGAATATCTTCTTTTCTTTCTTTTAAAGAAGGCATCTTTATCACTATTGTAGAAAGCCTGTAATAAAGGTCTTCTCTAAAGTTTCCTTTTTCTATTTCTTTTTCAAGGTCTCTATTTGTAGCTGATATGATACGAACATCTACACTAACTTCTTTTAGGCTTCCAAGGGGTCTAATTTTCTTATTTTCCAGAAATCTCAGCAGTTTCGCTTGAAGGGATATGGGCATCTCTCCTATTTCATCTAAGAAAAGTGTCCCGCCGTTAGCCTCTTCAATCAGCCCCTTTTTGTCTGATACTGCCCCTGTAAAGGCTCCCTTTTTATATCCAAACAACTCACTTTCAAGAAGTTCCGGTGGTAAAGATGCACAGTTTATGGCGACAAAAGGTTTATCCTTTCTTTTAGAAAGCTTATGTATAGTCCTTGCAACTACATCTTTGCCTGTTCCACTTTCCCCAACGATGAGAACATTTATGTCATAAGGAGCTATCTTTTCTATTGTTTCTTTCACTACTCTGATAGCAGGAGAGTTTCCTATCAAACCTTCAAATTTTTCATCTTTCTGCTGTGCAAGTTTCTTTTCAAGTTCCAGCTTGTTCTTTACATTTCTAATCAGAAGCCTTAATTCATTTAACTCAAATGGTTTTGACAGATAATCATAAGCACCTAATTTTATAGCTTCAACTGCTGTATCTGAAGAGGCAAAAGCTGTAATAATAACCGCTTCCGTTTTGGGATTTTTTTCTTTTAATCTTCTTAAAACATCTATTCCTGAACCGTCTGGTAGTCTAAGGTCTAAAAGTGCAAGGTCATAATATTTATCTTCAAGAAGTTTTATAGCCTCTTTATAGGAAGAAGCTCTATCTACTTGAAATCCTGCTTCTTCAAGGAGCATAGACAAAATTTCCTGAATATTTATTTCATCATCTACTATCAAAGCTTTCATTCTTCCTCCCTGCAGGAAAAATTAAAACAAATTTTGCTCCTCCCAGTGAGCTATCCTCAACCAATATATTACCTTTGTTTTCTATAACAATCCTGTTTGTAATGGCAAGTCCCAAACCTGTCCCTGTTTTACTGGTAGAAAAGAAAGGCTCAAATATTTTATCCCTGATTTCTGGTTTTATACCTTCCCCATCATCTTCTATCTCTATATAAACCTTATCCCCAAGTTCATACACATTTATAACTACTTTATTTTTCGCCCATTCAACAGCATTTTTGATTAGATTTGAAAGTACAGAATAAAAGGCTTTCTCACTCATATATACATAAGGATTTCCTGAAATATTCACATTAATTTCTTTATGGTCTTTGAATAACTCCTTAAATCTAAGCACACTTTCTTTAACACTAATTAAACTTTTTTCACTTTCTTTAGGGCGTGATAGTAATAAAAAATCTGAGAGTAGCTTGTTAAGGCGTTCTGCTTCGTTTTTTATCATATCTATTAATTTTTTGTCCGTTTTTCCTTCAGCAAGAAGGTCTGCTGCAGCTTTTATTGAAGCAAGAGGATTTCTTATTTCATGAGCCAGTTCTGCACTTATCCTGTAAAGTTTTTTATACACTTCAGCCTGCTTTTTTTCTTCTTCCAGTTTGGTTATATAAGCCTGTTGAATTTGTAAATCTTTTCTCAATCTCAAACCTGCAAATGTTATTATCCAGAATGCAAATATATTTAAGATTAAATGCAAATATCCACTGGAATGTTGCTCGCTATACATAAAGAATAAAAATGAATACTCAAAAATCGCTAAGATTAGTACAGAATAAGCCTGTCTGCTTTCAAAAGTAAATCCTGAGAAAAATAAGGGAAACAGGTACAAAAGAGAAAAATATTTTAATTTATCAAAATCAGTAAAAATAAAGGCTGATATAAATGTAACATCAAGTATAGTGTCTATAATAGAAACTTTTTTAATAAAAAGTGTCACAAATGAAACAGCAGTGTAAACAAACAAAATAAAAACAGCTACAACCTGTGTAGAGCTTTTAAGTCCTGATGTCCCAGCAAAGAATGTAAAAGAGATTAAAAGGGCTAAGGAAAATATAAACCTTAATAATTTGTAGTTATGCTGTATCCTTTCTAAATGCACATATCCTACTCAGATTTTCTTATAATTATTGCTCTTCCTTTTGCTATTTCATCTATTGCAATAACAGTCTTTTTTAGAGGAACCCCTTCCTCTGTTACATAACTTTCTGCACCTGTTTCATACAACTCTTTTGCAAGTTTTGCTGCAGCATGAACCAGCTCATATCTATTGTTAACTCTCTTTAAAGCCTGCTCTATCAAAGGTCTTTTGCTCAAATCTGTTCCTCCAGACAGGTTTTATGGCAAAAATTTAGTATATCATTCTTTATATTTTAATTCCAGATAGGTAAGTTTAATTACAAAATACATAAATAATCCAGATGTTGCCCCAAGCAAGTCAGCAGTTATATCCCCATATTCCGCAGTTCTATATGGTAAGAGATATTGAACAGCTTCTATAAACAGACTAAAAAATAATGAGTAAAAAAATGTTCCCCAGTAGCTTGTATTGTATGCTTCCTTTAATAGAATAACAAAGATAAAAAATGCAAAAAAATGGTAGATTTTGTCATGGCTCTGTGTCAATGTCTGTGGAGTAAAAGCAAAATACATTATTACGAGAGTATAAATCCAGAAAGAAAATTTTAGAACTTTCCCCATTTTACTCCTGCATAAGTTTTTTTAATTCTTCATCTTTTATCTGAGACACATCAAATCTTTCTGTTTTTAGTCGGTTGGAAAGAATTATATATTTTATATTCTCTTTGGCTTTCTCCAGATTATCATTTATTACAACATAATTATACTCTTTCCATGCAGGTATTTCTTTTTTTGCAGTTTTTAGTCTTTTTTGAATTTCCTCTTCGCTATCTCCCCTTTCCTTCATTCTTCTTACAAGTTCATCAAAGGAAGGTGGAAGTATAAAAATGGTAACTACGTCCTTTTTATTTGAGACTATCTGTCTCATCCCCTGAACATCAATTACCAATAACAAATCAAACCCTTTCTGTAATTCCTCTTCCACTTCTTTTTTTGGGGTTCCATAATAGTTGCCATGAACTACAGCATACTCAAGGAAAGCATTCTCTTTTATTCTTCTTTCAAATTCTTCTTTTGAAAGAAAATAATAATCAACTCCGTTCTTCTCGCCAGGACGTGGTTTTCTGGTTGTGCAGGTTATAACTCTCTTGAGATTTGGAATTTCTTTTATGAGAAGATTAGCAAGGGTAGTTTTGCCCCCTCCGGCCGGAGAGGACAGTATAAACAGTTCCCCTTTTTTCATTATCTACCAATACCCTGTATAAGCATGTCACTTAAAAGCGTTGATAATCCCCAGAAAACTGTTGGATATATACCAAGTATAAGGATAAATGTTGCCATAAATGCCAATGTAAACATTTCACCTAATGAGAAATTAAATCGTGCTTTTGATTGTGGCTCATGCATATACATATAAATGACAACTCTAAGATAGTATCCAGCAGATACAATACTCATTACAACTAACACAACTGCCAGCCACCATATATCTGAACTGATAAGAGCAAGGAACACACCTAATTTTCCGAAAAATCCAACTGTTGGTGGAATTCCAAGCATAGAGAACATAAATATCAGCATAAATAGAGCCATCATAGGACTTCTTCTGGCAAGGCCTCTAAAATCATCTATACTGTTAGTCCACCCGTATTGTCTCTCCATTGCTGATAAGAATATAAATCCTCCAAGTCCCATAAAGATATAAACCAGAGAGTAGAAGATTAAAGCCGTAAATGCCATATTTGTTGGGGCAGCAAGTGCAGCCAGTATATAACCTGCATGGGCAACAGAAGAATAAGCAAGCATTCTTTTTACATTATCCTGTCTGAGAGCAACAAAGTTACCAAAAATCATAGAAGCTGCCGCAAGCAATGCCCATCCCACTGTCCACGCATCTGAAGCAAATGGAAATGCCTGAACCATAACCCTGAGGATAACAGCGAAAGTTGCTATTTTAGCTGCAACACCCATAAATGCAGTTATTGGGGTAGGTGCTCCCTGATAAGCATCAGGTGTCCAGAAATGGAATGGAACTGTGGATGCTTTCAATCCTAAACCGATAAGTATCAAAGCAATTCCTGCCAGAGCAGCAACATCAAGATTATTTGATGTTATAGTGTTAGCAATCTCAGCAAAATCAAAGCTTCCAGTTCTACCATAAACAACAGCAATACCGTAACTGATTATGGCTGTTCCAGCTCCTCCCATTATAAGATATTTGAAAGCACCTTCTTTTGAAAGATAATCTCTTTTAAACATACCTGCCAGTATATATATAGTTATAGATGCCAGCTCAAGACCTACATACATGGTTATCAGGTTATTAGCAGAAACCATTATCATCATTCCAAGGAGGGCAAATAAAATCAGATAGTAATATTCTCCATAATATGTCCTTTTATCTTCCAGATAAGGTCTAAGAACAATTACCACAAAAAATGTTATTAATATAAGGAAAAATTTAAATGTAAGGGAAAATGAATCAACAATATAAAGACCATAAAAAGTAATATCTCCCTGCTCCATGTTTAGAGAAGGAATGGCTGCCAGAACTAAACCTAAACCAGTTACAAGGGATATAACAAATCTTGCTT of Persephonella sp. IF05-L8 contains these proteins:
- a CDS encoding sigma-54 dependent transcriptional regulator; its protein translation is MKALIVDDEINIQEILSMLLEEAGFQVDRASSYKEAIKLLEDKYYDLALLDLRLPDGSGIDVLRRLKEKNPKTEAVIITAFASSDTAVEAIKLGAYDYLSKPFELNELRLLIRNVKNKLELEKKLAQQKDEKFEGLIGNSPAIRVVKETIEKIAPYDINVLIVGESGTGKDVVARTIHKLSKRKDKPFVAINCASLPPELLESELFGYKKGAFTGAVSDKKGLIEEANGGTLFLDEIGEMPISLQAKLLRFLENKKIRPLGSLKEVSVDVRIISATNRDLEKEIEKGNFREDLYYRLSTIVIKMPSLKERKEDIPLLVESILQDLKEKYNKDIERISPEFLNYLMNYDYKGNIRELRNILEKAVILSEGKELAPVGIEKKSINSIYIDNPDQEFKVKIFPEGGINLKKTMALIEKALISKALEFSQGNKTRASQILGITFREFRYRYDKYFDKDET
- a CDS encoding HAMP domain-containing sensor histidine kinase, encoding MHLERIQHNYKLLRFIFSLALLISFTFFAGTSGLKSSTQVVAVFILFVYTAVSFVTLFIKKVSIIDTILDVTFISAFIFTDFDKLKYFSLLYLFPLFFSGFTFESRQAYSVLILAIFEYSFLFFMYSEQHSSGYLHLILNIFAFWIITFAGLRLRKDLQIQQAYITKLEEEKKQAEVYKKLYRISAELAHEIRNPLASIKAAADLLAEGKTDKKLIDMIKNEAERLNKLLSDFLLLSRPKESEKSLISVKESVLRFKELFKDHKEINVNISGNPYVYMSEKAFYSVLSNLIKNAVEWAKNKVVINVYELGDKVYIEIEDDGEGIKPEIRDKIFEPFFSTSKTGTGLGLAITNRIVIENKGNILVEDSSLGGAKFVLIFPAGRKNESFDSR
- the rpoZ gene encoding DNA-directed RNA polymerase subunit omega; amino-acid sequence: MSKRPLIEQALKRVNNRYELVHAAAKLAKELYETGAESYVTEEGVPLKKTVIAIDEIAKGRAIIIRKSE
- a CDS encoding VanZ family protein is translated as MGKVLKFSFWIYTLVIMYFAFTPQTLTQSHDKIYHFFAFFIFVILLKEAYNTSYWGTFFYSLFFSLFIEAVQYLLPYRTAEYGDITADLLGATSGLFMYFVIKLTYLELKYKE
- the gmk gene encoding guanylate kinase; translation: MKKGELFILSSPAGGGKTTLANLLIKEIPNLKRVITCTTRKPRPGEKNGVDYYFLSKEEFERRIKENAFLEYAVVHGNYYGTPKKEVEEELQKGFDLLLVIDVQGMRQIVSNKKDVVTIFILPPSFDELVRRMKERGDSEEEIQKRLKTAKKEIPAWKEYNYVVINDNLEKAKENIKYIILSNRLKTERFDVSQIKDEELKKLMQE
- a CDS encoding NADH-quinone oxidoreductase subunit N, whose amino-acid sequence is MSVLHDIVAGLGVPNFSVLIPEIIILITALIVFAIELFTKARFVISLVTGLGLVLAAIPSLNMEQGDITFYGLYIVDSFSLTFKFFLILITFFVVIVLRPYLEDKRTYYGEYYYLILFALLGMMIMVSANNLITMYVGLELASITIYILAGMFKRDYLSKEGAFKYLIMGGAGTAIISYGIAVVYGRTGSFDFAEIANTITSNNLDVAALAGIALILIGLGLKASTVPFHFWTPDAYQGAPTPITAFMGVAAKIATFAVILRVMVQAFPFASDAWTVGWALLAAASMIFGNFVALRQDNVKRMLAYSSVAHAGYILAALAAPTNMAFTALIFYSLVYIFMGLGGFIFLSAMERQYGWTNSIDDFRGLARRSPMMALFMLIFMFSMLGIPPTVGFFGKLGVFLALISSDIWWLAVVLVVMSIVSAGYYLRVVIYMYMHEPQSKARFNFSLGEMFTLAFMATFILILGIYPTVFWGLSTLLSDMLIQGIGR